Proteins from one Chloroflexota bacterium genomic window:
- a CDS encoding DUF58 domain-containing protein: MKLFDEAFLRQLEQLTLVSRRARRGQIQGERRSPKRGRSVEFADYRNYVPGDDLRSVDWNVYARLGRPFVKLFSEEEDTTVHFLLDASRSMAFGSPPKWEHAMRLAGALGYVALAGMDRVAAMAMGGDGAAVMPPIRTKRQALAWFDWLQTLRPDGEAHLGPAVRRYAARARQVGPAVLISDLLDPSWEEGLTALFARRFDVIVLHVLAPQEVDPDVEGDLELVDSETGHSVEITADYDLLARYRDSLDAWRAQIRDFCVRREMSYVFVETTTPLRELLLAHLRLHAVLE, translated from the coding sequence ATGAAGTTGTTTGACGAGGCGTTTCTGCGGCAGCTGGAGCAGCTCACCCTGGTCAGCCGTCGGGCGCGGCGCGGGCAGATCCAGGGGGAGCGTCGCTCGCCCAAGCGTGGCCGGTCGGTGGAGTTCGCCGACTATCGGAACTACGTCCCCGGCGATGACCTGCGCTCCGTGGACTGGAACGTGTACGCCCGGCTGGGGAGGCCCTTCGTCAAACTCTTCTCGGAGGAGGAGGATACGACGGTTCACTTCCTGCTGGATGCCAGCAGGAGCATGGCGTTTGGGAGCCCGCCCAAATGGGAGCACGCCATGCGGCTGGCCGGCGCCCTGGGGTACGTCGCTCTGGCGGGCATGGACCGGGTCGCCGCTATGGCCATGGGCGGAGACGGCGCGGCGGTGATGCCGCCGATCCGCACGAAGCGTCAGGCCCTGGCGTGGTTCGACTGGCTGCAGACGCTGCGGCCGGACGGGGAGGCGCACCTGGGGCCGGCCGTGCGACGCTACGCCGCCCGCGCCCGGCAGGTCGGCCCGGCGGTGCTCATCAGCGATCTCTTGGATCCCTCCTGGGAGGAGGGGTTGACCGCCCTGTTCGCCCGCCGTTTCGATGTGATCGTGCTGCACGTCCTGGCGCCGCAGGAGGTGGACCCTGACGTGGAGGGCGATCTTGAGCTGGTGGATAGTGAGACGGGGCACTCCGTGGAGATCACCGCGGATTACGATCTGCTGGCCCGGTATCGGGACTCCCTGGACGCATGGCGGGCGCAGATCCGGGACTTCTGCGTCCGGCGGGAGATGAGCTATGTCTTCGTGGAGACGACCACGCCTCTTCGGGAGCTGCTCCTGGCCCATCTGCGCCTGCACGCGGTGCTTGAGTAG
- a CDS encoding MoxR family ATPase, producing MDADRFMETALAIEREVGKVIVGQTALVRHTLITLLAGGNALLEGVPGLGKTMLVRTLSQAIDCRFSRIQFTPDLMPADIVGTMILAEDEQGHRFFRFEPGPIFANLILADEINRATPKTQSALLEAMQERTVTVAKTIHKLPEPFFVLATQNPLEMEGTYPLPEAQMDRFFFKIDVPFPSVEELVEIAERTTGVEVPEAHPVADGETILAMQRLARGVPIARHVTEAAARITRATHPDDPGAPEVVRRYVRYGASPRGMQALILGGKIHALLDGRFNVSLDDLRAVAFPALRHRIILNFEAQAEGITPDEIVEQVVQTVYASHVPA from the coding sequence ATGGACGCGGACCGATTCATGGAGACGGCGCTCGCCATCGAGCGCGAGGTCGGCAAGGTCATCGTGGGGCAGACGGCCCTGGTGCGGCATACGCTGATCACGTTGCTGGCCGGGGGGAACGCGTTGCTGGAGGGCGTCCCGGGGCTGGGGAAGACCATGTTGGTGCGCACGCTGTCCCAGGCCATCGATTGCCGATTCAGCCGCATCCAGTTCACGCCTGACCTGATGCCGGCCGACATCGTGGGGACGATGATATTGGCTGAGGACGAGCAGGGCCATCGCTTCTTCCGATTCGAGCCAGGGCCGATCTTCGCCAACCTGATCCTGGCGGACGAGATCAACCGGGCCACGCCCAAGACCCAGTCGGCATTGCTGGAGGCGATGCAGGAGCGTACGGTGACGGTGGCCAAGACGATCCATAAGCTTCCCGAGCCGTTCTTCGTCCTGGCCACGCAGAACCCGCTGGAGATGGAGGGGACGTATCCGCTGCCGGAAGCCCAGATGGATCGCTTCTTCTTCAAGATCGATGTGCCGTTCCCGTCCGTGGAGGAGCTGGTGGAGATCGCCGAGCGCACGACCGGTGTGGAGGTGCCGGAGGCCCATCCGGTCGCCGACGGCGAGACGATCCTGGCCATGCAGCGGCTGGCGCGCGGCGTGCCCATCGCCAGGCACGTGACGGAGGCCGCGGCGCGCATCACCCGGGCGACCCATCCGGATGATCCCGGCGCGCCCGAGGTGGTGCGTCGCTATGTACGATATGGGGCCAGCCCGCGTGGCATGCAGGCCCTTATCCTGGGGGGTAAGATCCACGCCCTGTTGGATGGCCGCTTTAACGTCTCCCTGGACGATCTGCGGGCCGTGGCCTTTCCCGCGCTGCGCCACCGGATCATCCTGAACTTTGAGGCGCAGGCGGAGGGCATCACCCCCGACGAGATCGTGGAGCAGGTGGTCCAGACGGTTTACGCGTCCCACGTCCCGGCCTGA